The sequence tctcattatgtttAAACCATATTTAGAAAGTAATGCATCAACTGAATTCTTCAATGAAATTGCCGTCGTTTCAAGGGCATGAATGATTCCAATGAACCTTTCAATAATACATCCTTCCTTGTTGACATAACGTATACAAACTGCCATTTTCTCTCTAACAGATACATCGCGAGACTCATCAACCATAACAACAAAAAGGGAATCACCAATATCGTGGCGAATTACATCCATAGTTTCCATTGCAGCTGCACTCACTATTTCTTTTTGGATGTCTGGTGATGTTAACTTGTTGTTACCAGGAGCTTTTTTCAGAACTTCACTCTTGATACTATCATTATGTTCAGCTGTGTATTTAAGGAGTTCAAGAAAGTTACCTTGATTATGTGAAGTATCAGATTCATCATGGCCACAGGAAGCTAATCCTTGACATAAGAGAAACCTCATACAATCAATTGATGCATTCACACGAATCATGTACCCcaaaccctcttctgttttttgacGTCTAACGATATTCCGAAGATGATGTGACTCCTGTAGTAACTCGCGGCTTTTCATATAAGCATCATTGTGAACACTATTCTGGTTACGTGTTTTTCTAACTTATCAGGTTGACTCGAATTTGAAAAACCTGCATTTACAAAAGCATCACAAACACCTTTACTTTTACCCACAACTTCTATAAAGACAACAAGGCAAGCAAAAGGCAGCATCTTTGAAAATGTTATACTCTAGCCAACTTCCATGTTTTAAGAACCAAGCTTCATTGAAACGTCGGTTTGATGACTTTTTTTGTCCCATTAGCTTTTGTGGAAAGGGAAAATTCTTGGGTTGGAAAGGACCCCTTTGCATATAAGCTCTTCGGACTTTATATTGATCATTTGGATGATAACTTAAGATCACTTTTCTCATTGCAGGGTCTGTTTGAATGTCCCGCCTCAATACCTCCTCATCTACAACTGTGGACGCTGCTTGTGGACTAGGAACATCGGCAGAAGGTACTTTTGGACCATGAGCACTAGAAGATGAAGGTACTTGAGTACTTGAAATCGAAGGTACTTGTTGTGGACCAGTTCCATCAGAAGtaatagaagatgaaagaaactCTTCTGAAGTTCTCTTTCTCTTAATCACATACTTGTCCATTCCTAAACAAAGATGAAGATAAATTAAACAATGAAATACAATTCTAACTATGGAATTGAACTGAATAGATTTGATTAAAAGTTAAAACACTagattagaagaaacaacagatACCCAGTATCTTAAATTTTTAAACGAGACAAATTATACTATACCCCCAAAATTTAacataaaccctaacttttatTTATATCAAAATCTGAAAATCTCCAAATCAAATTGAACCAAATACATCGATTCAACATCAGTTAAGAAGATAAAATAGATACCTAATATCTTAATTTACCATACAAGACGAATTAAACTAAACACCCATCAATTTTAACATGAACCCTATTCTTAATTTTGGTCAAACTCAAAACTTGGATGAGAGGACAAGGTACCTGCTAATGGCGATGTGATTTACATAAAGTGATCGGCGATGCGATTTACAACAACCATGTTCTTAATAGAAAAACTATGAGAGAATAAGAGAATGAGAGTTGATGTGTTTATGGAAAATCTTATGGGAGTTACGCTTATTCTCTCCTAAGAGTGTGAGCTGTGAACGATGATGGGAGAAAGAAATCTAAAATGGACTTTTCTTTTAGTCTTCTTTGTTTTTGGGGGTGCAAATATTTAGGGGGTGCAAAAATTTACATTTAAGGGGGTGTAAATTAacctttgtttttggttttttttggctTGATAATTCTATACGATCTATTGATTTTGAAAATCCAAGGGGGTGCAACTGCACATGGTTGCAACATGTTACCTCCTCCCCTGTATTTGGGTACATGAGGGTAAATCGGAAACAAAAATTGTTTCTTCCATCTGGTCTCTGGAATCTCCCGCCACTCCTTTGTTAGGGTTTTCATCAATCAAggattagggttttcttttgtaTCCTTAAGAAATTGATTGAGTATATATCCTATCCTTCCGTGCAAACACTAACAAGCCAATGAGCAAGTAGTTTCAGTTAGTGAAAAAAATGGGGAAGAGAAGATGAAATCAGGTGTTAAGATTATAGCAGTTGatgaaacaatgaagatgaaggaataatttcaTCAAACCTTACCTAATTGACTCTGTTTTGGTGATATAGTTGCCATATCTTTGTTCTTATTTGATGTATTTGGGGATTTTTTACTTTGATTTTAAATCAGGACTTTTCAATCCTGGCGAGATTGGGATATTCCCAGATTAATTGTGATATATCCATTTTATTTCTATCTAAACTAGTGCGTAAAGGGTGTCTAAAAGATGTTAAAAGACCAAGTTGCCCATactaaaaaaccatgccgactgaaacttggttttgaaaattttcaaaaccaattCACCCTATGAGGTTCATATGTGATGAAATCGAAAATCAAAACagaactaaaaaaaatcaaaaatccaaatcaaaacaaaacccaaaaaaaaaaaaaagtggctaTGGGATTTGAGATTGtgtatgattttgtacccaatctcaaaccGAGTACAAATTCATACGCggtttgagattgggtacaaaatcatacccaatctcaaatcccttagaaattcaacatttttgctaaaagtcggcagggtaatttttgtcgaccttgccgactaataccAGTCGGCAGTTTCCTAGTTGAAtatcatgccgacttttcatctctgaaattagcatttacagggtcgacaaggtattcatccttataccttgccggCTATAGTTTAGCCGGAAGGTTATGAATTTagtaccttgccgactaatcatgcatttgtaacacctttctctgtattgcaaaaatcctatagtcggcagggtatttttttgtcgaccttgccgactataagttaaccggcaaggtaagaaatcaataagatgccgactagtgaagcatttacaacagtctcctgtgtgtcaaaaaaaaaagtcggcatcttcttcattcgaCGACCTTTTCGGCTGAAGTATAGTCAGCATCTTCTTCTTTCGACGACCTTGCCGGCAAAAATACAGTCGGAAtcttcttcattcgtcgaccttgccgattTTTCATGATTTCAGAAccgaaagtgttgatttcttctataattttgagtatgatttcataaatcatctttgcaatcccctttAGAGAAGTATTTGGGTAGTATGATTTTATTT comes from Papaver somniferum cultivar HN1 chromosome 7, ASM357369v1, whole genome shotgun sequence and encodes:
- the LOC113292939 gene encoding zinc finger MYM-type protein 1-like gives rise to the protein MKSRELLQESHHLRNIVRRQKTEEGLGYMIRVNASIDCMRFLLCQGLASCGHDESDTSHNQGNFLELLKYTAEHNDSIKSEVLKKAPGNNKLTSPDIQKEIVSAAAMETMDVIRHDIGDSLFVVMVDESRDVSVREKMAVCIRYVNKEGCIIERFIGIIHALETTAISLKNSVDALLSKYGLNIMRLIGQCYDGASNMQEMFFDKKNLLEWLNLLKKVNV